GGGCTCGTCGCCGCGGCCTTCTGCGCCCTCGCGTCAGGTGTCGCAAGCGCGCATCCGCTCGGCAACTTCACCGTCAATCGGCTCTCGATCATCGAGCTGCGTCCCGATTCGATTGCGGTCCGCTATATCCTCGACATGGCGGAGATCCCGGCGCTTCAAGAGAAGCTGGCTATCGATCGCGACCGCGACGGCATTCTCTCCGCCGAGGAGACAGCCGCCGCTCGCCGCCGCCTCACCGAGGAGATCGCGCGGAACATTCGGCTGACGGTCGACGGCCAGCCAGTGCCGCTGACTGCCCGGAATGCGAGGCTCAGCTACCCCCCCGGTCAAGGCGGGCTGATGACGCTCCGCCTCGAGATCGACTTTGTCGGCGCCTATGGCTCAACCGGCCGGCCGATGCGCGGGCGCTACATCGATGCTGCCTTCGCCGATCGGCTCGGCTACGTTGATGTGCTGGTGCGCGCTGGCGACGGCGTCGGGCTGCTTGAGACGACCGCCTCGCTGGACGACCCGACTGGTCAGCTGACCGTCTATCCTGACGACGCCCTCATCTCCCCGCGCGCGGTGCACGATGTCATGTTTCTCTTCCAGCCCGGCGCGCCCTCCCTGGTCGCACCGCTCGTGACGCCGGTGCGCGAGGCCGCGCGGGCTGCGCAGGACGCCTTTGCGGCGCTGATCGCCGAGGAGAACGCGACCCCGCCCTTCATCGCGCTGGCGCTGCTGCTGGCGATGGGGCTCGGCGCGGTGCACGCCCTCGGTCCCGGCCACGGTAAGGCTGTGGTCGCTGCCTACCTCGTCGGCGCGCGCGGCACTGCGGCTCACGCCGTGTTTCTCGGCGCAACGGTCACCATCACCCATACGCTCGGCGTCTTCGCGCTTGGGGTCGTCACGCTCTTTCTTAGCGCCGTTATTCTGCCGGAGCGGCTGTTTCCTTGGCTGGAGCTCATCTCGGGGCTGCTTGTCGTCGCCCTCGGCGTGGCGCTGTTTCGCGAGCGCCTGACCCAAGCCTTTCCCCGGCTGTTCCGTCGCCCGCCCCCAGGAGACGCCGCCGACCACGCCCGCCTGCACGCGCTCGGCATCCCCCATCATCACGACGCTGACCACCACCATCATCGCGACCCCCTCGTTCACTCCCACGGCGGGATAACGCACCGCCATCTGCCGCCGGGCGCGGATGGGTCGCCGGTGACGTGGCGCTCGCTCCTCGCGCTCGGCCTCGCGGGCGGGCTGCTGCCGTGCCCCTCGGCGCTCGTGGTAATGCTGAGCGCGATCGCGCTGGGACGGGTCGCGTTCGGGATCCTGCTGATCGTCTTCTTTTCGATCGGGCTGGCGGGCGTCCTCACCGCGATCGGACTGGCGCTCGTCTCTGCGAAGCGGCTGTTTGCTCGGCTGCCGGGCGCAGCGCCGGGCGGGCTGCTGCGCCTCCTGCCGGTGTGCAGCGCCGCTGCGGTCATCGCGCTCGGGCTGGCGATCACGCTGAGCGCGCTCGGGAAGACGCCTCTCCTCTAAGCACCGGGTCCGCCTCGGCAGCGGGCGGTCGTCCCGCGAGGAGCGCCTACACCTCGCCGGTGATGTGCTTCGGCAGCCAGACGTCGATGACCGCGGGGATGCCCTCTTTGTCGACGGCGTCAAGCGCGCGCCGGATCGCCGGGGCGACCTCCTCGGGCCGGCGCACTTTCGCGCCGAAGCAGCCGGCGGCCTGGGCTTCGGCACTGTAGTTCGGCGGCGGGTCGAAGAAGCCGCCGCTGTAGTCGCCGGTGCGGACGGCCCAGCCGTCCGGGTAAGCATCGCGCAATCGGGTTGTTCCGGTGCTGTAGCCGCGATTGTTGAAAAGAATGGCGAGAAACGGCGCGCGGTACTGGCGGGCAGCCCAGAAGGACTGAGACGGAAGACCGAAGTTGTAGGCGCCATCGCCGACGAGGGTGATGAAGCGGCGGCCCGGCTGGGCGACCTTGGCGCCGACCGCCGCCGAAAGCGAGTAGCCGAGGCTGGCGCCGCCGTGGAAGTAGAGCGTGCCGGGCTTTGAGCGCGGGATGAACGCTGTCGGGCCGCCTTCGCCGAAGACGACGGTCTCGTCATCGATGAGCGTGCCGACGACGTGCGCGACGTAGCGGGGCGTGATCTGTTCGAGCGCGCCATCGGCTTCGGCGGCGCGGCGCTCGCGCTCGATCGCGGCCCACCCTTCAGCAGTCAGCCGCTCGCGGCGCGCCGCGATGCGCCGGCGATCCGCGGGCGTCAGCTGGCGCTGCACCTCGTCGAGGAGCGCCGGAATGGCAAGCGCCGAGTCGGCGATGAGCCGGTAGTCGGCGGGATACTCCCACATCGGGATCCAGGTGACGATAGGGTCGACGTCGATCCAGGCGATGCGCGCGCCGGCGCGCGGCGAGGTCGTTCCGGGCAGCCAGGGCGTCGGCGCATCGACGATGAGGATGGCGTCGTACGGCTCGAGGTCGGGAAAGCCGCGGTGGGGGAGCGGCGCCCGCAGGGGATGCGGGTTGGGAAAGTTGTAGCGGAAGCCGGAGGCGATGACGCGGCAGCCGAGCAGTTCGACCAGCTCCTGAAACGGCGCGAGGGCCGCCGGATTGCGGCCCAGCCGCTCGGTGAGGATCACCGGTGCCTCCGCCTGGATCAGCATGCGCGCGACCTCGCGCAGCTGGGCAGGGTCGGCGGCCGGGCCCCGGCCCGGAGTGAGCTGGGCGAGCGTGGGGAACCGCTGGATGCCGCGGATTGGAGTGCGCGCCGACTCGTGCGGCATCGCGAGATAGACGGGGCCCGTCGGCGGCGTGAGCGCGACTTGTAGCGCGCGCGTCACCGTCAGACCAGCGTTATCGTAGGGCGCGAGCTTGTAGTCCCACTTGACGTACTGGCGGACGATCTCCCCTTGGTCGCGGATCTGCTGCTGCCAATAGACGGTGTGGGAGCGGTCACCCGGCCCGCTGCCGGGATACGCTGTTGCGGGCGCGCCGGTCAAGATGAGCGTCGGGTAGCCGCCGCGGCTGGCGATGTGGATCGCGCCGCCCATATTGAGCAAGCCGAGCTCGACATGGGCGCAGGCGCAGCTTGGCCGTCCGCTGACCATCGCCTCGCCAAGCGCGGCGCAGAGGGCGGCGTGCTCATGGAGCATCGTTCGGATAGTGGGAGTGGGACGGCCGAGCGCCTTCGCCTTCGCGCCTGCTTCTTGGAGGGCCGCCAGCTCGGAGCCGGAGACGAACCACAGGTTGTCGATCCCGCCGAGCTTCATCGCCGCCATGATCAGTTCGGCCGCTTCGCCGCCGTCACCGGCGTCAAGGGTATGCCACGCCTCTTCGACCCGCCCGCGGAAGTCAGGCATGCGCCAGATCGTCATTGCGCCACCTCGGCGGACGCGGCGGCCCAAGCGGCGGCGATCGCCTCGCTCGGCAGGACGGTGCCAATCATCCGGTCAAGGAAGGCGAGCTCGCTCGCGTGGCGTGCCGGGTCAGGGTCGTAGACGGCGTCGGCGGCGACGATGACGAAGAAGTCGTCGAGAAAGGCGTCGCGCGCAGTCGCGCCGACGCAGGTGCTCAAGGTGAGCCCGGCGACGACAACGGTGTCAACGCCGTGCTGACGCAGGGTCTCAGCGAGGCCGGTGCCCCGAAAGGCGCTATAGCGATGCTTGACGATGGCGAGCTCACGCGGGCCGGGCTGCGCCGCGAAGCCGGGCCAGTAGTCCGCGCCCGGGGTGCCCTCTTGGCAGACCCGGCCAAGCCGGCCGAGCTTGGCCAGCTGGGCAGCGAACGGCGCGCTGAGATACTGCTGGTCGTAGAGCGCGCGGATGAACACCCGCAGGACCCCCGTCGTGCGAGCGGCATCGAGCAGCCGCGCCAAGCCGGCGCGGATCGCCTCGCCGGCGCCTCCGCCGCAGAAATCGTTCTGGACATCAACGACAAGGAGCGCGGTGCGTCTGGGCATGAGGTCGCTGGCGTGCTCAGACATCGTCCCTCCCGTTCCGGAAACGCAGTGACGAACGCGCCGGCTTTGAGGCAGCGCTCCGAGGCAGGGGCGCCCGAGAGCGGTCAGCGGTCTTCCCGGCCGTGCTGGTCGCTGGTGCAGGGCGCGGTTGCCAAGGGCGGCGGAAGAGAACGCGGCAATCGGTAGCGGGCGTGGCCGACATGGCGCCTCCCCCGTGCAGCGTAGCGGATTGCGCTCAGCGGCTCAATGGGCGCTTATGCGCGCAGCGCGATGTGGATCTCCAATGAGCCGACATCGCTCATCAGGGGAACAACGAGGCGCGGCAAATCGAGGGCCGACACCATCGTGCCAG
This genomic stretch from Dehalococcoidia bacterium harbors:
- a CDS encoding cysteine hydrolase, which encodes MPRRTALLVVDVQNDFCGGGAGEAIRAGLARLLDAARTTGVLRVFIRALYDQQYLSAPFAAQLAKLGRLGRVCQEGTPGADYWPGFAAQPGPRELAIVKHRYSAFRGTGLAETLRQHGVDTVVVAGLTLSTCVGATARDAFLDDFFVIVAADAVYDPDPARHASELAFLDRMIGTVLPSEAIAAAWAAASAEVAQ
- a CDS encoding thiamine pyrophosphate-requiring protein produces the protein MTIWRMPDFRGRVEEAWHTLDAGDGGEAAELIMAAMKLGGIDNLWFVSGSELAALQEAGAKAKALGRPTPTIRTMLHEHAALCAALGEAMVSGRPSCACAHVELGLLNMGGAIHIASRGGYPTLILTGAPATAYPGSGPGDRSHTVYWQQQIRDQGEIVRQYVKWDYKLAPYDNAGLTVTRALQVALTPPTGPVYLAMPHESARTPIRGIQRFPTLAQLTPGRGPAADPAQLREVARMLIQAEAPVILTERLGRNPAALAPFQELVELLGCRVIASGFRYNFPNPHPLRAPLPHRGFPDLEPYDAILIVDAPTPWLPGTTSPRAGARIAWIDVDPIVTWIPMWEYPADYRLIADSALAIPALLDEVQRQLTPADRRRIAARRERLTAEGWAAIERERRAAEADGALEQITPRYVAHVVGTLIDDETVVFGEGGPTAFIPRSKPGTLYFHGGASLGYSLSAAVGAKVAQPGRRFITLVGDGAYNFGLPSQSFWAARQYRAPFLAILFNNRGYSTGTTRLRDAYPDGWAVRTGDYSGGFFDPPPNYSAEAQAAGCFGAKVRRPEEVAPAIRRALDAVDKEGIPAVIDVWLPKHITGEV
- a CDS encoding sulfite exporter TauE/SafE family protein, whose product is MSRLLAGLVAAAFCALASGVASAHPLGNFTVNRLSIIELRPDSIAVRYILDMAEIPALQEKLAIDRDRDGILSAEETAAARRRLTEEIARNIRLTVDGQPVPLTARNARLSYPPGQGGLMTLRLEIDFVGAYGSTGRPMRGRYIDAAFADRLGYVDVLVRAGDGVGLLETTASLDDPTGQLTVYPDDALISPRAVHDVMFLFQPGAPSLVAPLVTPVREAARAAQDAFAALIAEENATPPFIALALLLAMGLGAVHALGPGHGKAVVAAYLVGARGTAAHAVFLGATVTITHTLGVFALGVVTLFLSAVILPERLFPWLELISGLLVVALGVALFRERLTQAFPRLFRRPPPGDAADHARLHALGIPHHHDADHHHHRDPLVHSHGGITHRHLPPGADGSPVTWRSLLALGLAGGLLPCPSALVVMLSAIALGRVAFGILLIVFFSIGLAGVLTAIGLALVSAKRLFARLPGAAPGGLLRLLPVCSAAAVIALGLAITLSALGKTPLL